The uncultured Campylobacter sp. genome segment GAGGCGGAATTCGACTGTCGCATCAAAAAAGCTCTCGTCGAAGATGGACAGCCCGTCGAGTACGCTATGGCGCTGTTTGAGGTCGAGAAGCTATGAGGGAGCTTAAAAAAATTCTAATCGCAAATCGTGGCGAGATCGCTCTGCGCGCGCTTCGCACGATCCAAGAGATGGGCAAGCAAGCCATCGTCGTGCACTCCACCGCCGATCAGGACGCGCTTTACGTCAAATACGCCGACGCGTCGGTTTGTATCGGCGGACCGCGCAGCAGCGATAGCTATCTAAATATCCCCGCGATCATCACAGCTTGCGAGCTAACGGAAGCCGACGCGATATTTCCGGGATACGGCTTTTTGAGCGAAAGTCAAAATTTCGTAGAAATTTGCGCTAAGCACGGCATTAAATTTATCGGCCCAAGCGTCGAGGCGATGACTTTAATGAGCGATAAGAGCAAGGCTAAGCAAGTAATGATGCGCGCGGGCATCCCCGTAGTGCCTGGCAGCGACGGCGCGATTGCAAGTGTCGAAGAGGCACGCAAGCTAGCCGCCGAAATCGGCTATCCGGTCATCATTAAAGCCGCAGCCGGCGGTGGCGGGCGCGGAATGCGCGTGGTCGAGCGCGAAGAGGATATCGAAAAGCTCTTTTGGTCGGCAGAGAGCGAAGCGATGAGCGCGTTCGGCGACGGCACGATGTATATGGAAAAATATATCACAAACCCGCGCCACATCGAGGTTCAGGTCTTGGGTGACGAGCATGGACACGTCGTGCATATCGGCGAGCGCGACTGCTCGATGCAGCGCCGCCACCAAAAGTTGATTGAAGAAAGCCCAGCCGTGATCTTGGACGAGCCGACGCGAAAGAGCCTGCACGAAACGGCGGTTCGCGCCGCTAAGGCGATCGGATACGCGAGCGCGGGAACGTTTGAGTTTTTATATGATAGCAAGGATAAAAAATTCTATTTCATCGAGATGAATACCCGTCTGCAGGTCGAACACACCGTAAGCGAGATGCGAAGCGGGCTCGATCTGATCGAGTGGATGATCCGTATCGCGCAGGGCGAGAAGCTGCTACCTCAAAGCGAGATAAAATTTAGCGGGCACGCGCTTGAGTGCCGCATCACCGCTGAGGACTCCAAAAGCTTTATGCCAAACCCGGGCAAAATCACAAAATACGTCGCTCCGGGCGGCAGAAACGTGCGTATGGACAGCCACGTCTATGAGGGCTACTCGGTGCCGCCTTACTACGACAGCATGATCGGCAAGCTCATCGTTTACGACAAGGACCGCGCGCGCGCGATTGCGAAGATGAAGGTCGCGCTAGACGAGCTCATCATCGGCGGCATAAAATCGACGCGCGATTTTCATCTTAGGATGATGAACAACCCCGATTTCGTGGATAATAACTACGATACAAATTACCTAGCCAAGCACTGAATTTAAAATTCCAAGGGATGAAATTCTCTTGGAATTTTAAAATTTATTTGAAATTTTTCATTCAAGATTCCGTTTGAAATTTTATATTTAAAAATCTACTTGAAATTTTGTTTTAAAATTTTATCATGCCACGCTTTAAAATTTTGCTATTAAATTTGCCGCTAAATCTAGGTGGTGAGGCGAGAGATACGCCACTGTTGCCGCTTATGTGTTTTGACGGCGGGCTTGGTTAAATTTTACATTCTTCGGCGATTTAAATTTAGAATATATGTCTTGCCGCCGCAAATATTCGCTTTGATCCGCACTGATCTAGTTAAAATTTTAAGTCGCGTGCGCGCTTTAATTATCTATTTCGGCGGGCGGTTACCGACGAGAGAGTAAGCGGCTAAAATTTACCGCGCGCCGCCTGCGCCCATTCGGTGTAAACTTGACCGCGCTTGCCGTTGCGAGTATGAAAAAAATAGTATCGAGCCGTAAATTTACGATTATTTGCCGCGCGCTAGAAACGACGACTGATTTATAGGCAAAGCGCGCTAGGCCTTTAAACCGTCAAATTTCAAATTCCGAATTCCTCGTAAAATTTATTTAGATAATCGGCATAGTAAAAGTTTTGATTTCTAGCATCAAATTTGCCCGCCAGTTCCAAAGCCGTCTTATAGTCGCTCTCATCGCCGAACGCGCTAACTGCGATGAAAAATCGTAGGTCGTTTAGATCGTCGTTGCCATCAAGGATCGCACGCGAGTGCTTGCGGGCCAAGCTTAGCGCCATCTCGCGCTCGTCCAGCCTAACGGCGATCTCGATTAGCGGCGCGATCTGATTTATGACGCGAGGATTTGACTCGATAGTCGCCGCGGCCTTTGGCAGTAGGATTTTTGCCTCCCAGGTCCTGCCTAGCGCTATCATACTAAAAAGTATCGGCGCGTAGGTTATATGCGGTACCTCGGAGCAGGTTAGTTCGCCCGAGAGTATCGGCGCGGCAAGCTCCAGCGCGGCCTCATGCTCGCCGGCAAAATTTAAATACGCGATCTCATCGCTTGCTTCGCACGCCTCGCAGTCACCCATATCGTCCTTGGCGAGCTTTTTCCACAGCTCGTAGTTGAACCCTGCCTCCCTAGCGTCGCCCATGTCGATGTTTTGATTCATCAAGGCCTTGTAATAAGCCGCCAGCGAGAACTCCAAGCGTTCGTAGTAAAACAGCATCGCCTCGTTTACCTCGTCTATGAGCTCTTTTTCTATCATGGAGCTTTTGGCGACGCCCGAGACGATCCATTTAAATTTCCACAGGCAGTCCGTAAAGTTGTTAAAATTCGGATACTCGCTTTTGCTATCTTTCAAATTTTGCGCGATATAGTTCGTGAGCCATAAGAGCGCTCTCGTTCTTAAAACCGCGCCGAATTTTTCAAATTCCTCATTTAGCACAAAGTCGCAAATTTGCGCGGCAAAGTCAAAA includes the following:
- a CDS encoding acetyl-CoA carboxylase biotin carboxylase subunit, whose product is MRELKKILIANRGEIALRALRTIQEMGKQAIVVHSTADQDALYVKYADASVCIGGPRSSDSYLNIPAIITACELTEADAIFPGYGFLSESQNFVEICAKHGIKFIGPSVEAMTLMSDKSKAKQVMMRAGIPVVPGSDGAIASVEEARKLAAEIGYPVIIKAAAGGGGRGMRVVEREEDIEKLFWSAESEAMSAFGDGTMYMEKYITNPRHIEVQVLGDEHGHVVHIGERDCSMQRRHQKLIEESPAVILDEPTRKSLHETAVRAAKAIGYASAGTFEFLYDSKDKKFYFIEMNTRLQVEHTVSEMRSGLDLIEWMIRIAQGEKLLPQSEIKFSGHALECRITAEDSKSFMPNPGKITKYVAPGGRNVRMDSHVYEGYSVPPYYDSMIGKLIVYDKDRARAIAKMKVALDELIIGGIKSTRDFHLRMMNNPDFVDNNYDTNYLAKH